A stretch of DNA from Saccharospirillum mangrovi:
GCCTAACGGCACTATGCTGGTCTATGCGACGAAGAGAGGGGGTGAGGGGGTTTTGGCCTGGGTGTCCCTGGATGGGCAGGTCACAAGCCAGATGCCATCGATATACGGCGACGTTATCGAGCCGGCCTGGTCTCCCTACTTGAACTAGGGTCATTTGCAGGGCAATATGCCAATAAGGGCAAATTGGTCTGTAAATAACCAATAAAACGACATATAACCGATGGGATAAAGGAAAATGGCTAAATCCAAACTGATTCAAGCTGCTGCTATTACTTTCGCTGTATTCCTGGCGGGCTGTGCCTCTACTTCAGAGACAGGGTCTGCAGGTGAAGCCTCTTCTACCACTGGAACCGGAACTGTAGCGCAGGACGAAGAACTGACACTCGACACAACTGAGTCCACACAAAGTGTTACTAGCGAGTTCCAAGCGCTGTTGGATCAGACCATTGTCTACTTCGATTTTGACAAGTCAGAAATCCGCACTGAATTCCGCACCGTTCTCAACGCTCATGCGATGAACCTGGTTGCTAACCCGAACATGTCTGTCGTTCTGGAAGGCCACGCTGATGAACGCGGTACTCGTGAATACAACTTGGCTCTGGGTGAGCGTCGTGCGCAAGCCGTTGCTGATTATCTGATGCTGAAAGGCGCTGCGGCCAGCCAGATCGATACTGTTAGCTATGGTGAAGAACGTCCGGTTGCACTGGGCAGCACTGAAGCTGACTACGCTGAAAACCGTCGTGTAGAGATTGTTTACCAGTAATTCCATGCTGAAAAAACAAGCGTTAATTTACAGTGCTGCCCTCTTGGGCAGCACTTTTGTTTTTATAGGATCACTTTCGGCCGAGCCTGCCATTGTTGAGTCGCAACCAGATGGGGCGACAGGCAATACACGGCTGGGGACATTGAGTGGCCCTGATTCCTCATCCAGATCAACCGGAGCCGGACCATCGGCGGCTTTTGTTGAGAACTTGATGTTTCAAGTACAGGATTTGCAGCAGCAGGTGGCTGAACAAAGAGGCTTGATCGAAGAGTTAAGCTATCAGCTAGATGTGATGCGCGAACAACAACGCGAGCGCTATATCGATTTGGATCAGCGCATTCTGACGTTGCAGCAAACGCCCAGTTCGGGCGCGGCCACTGTAGAAGCCGACCCTGTTGAATCTCTTGGCCCGGATGCGGTGAGCGATGAAGACATTCTGGCGGAATATAATGCTGCCCGAGATCACATACGGGCACGTGAGTTCCCGCAAGCCATCGCTGCATTACGGGCTTTTGCGGAAAATCACCCCGACCATTCCCTGACACCGAATGCCTGGTATTGGTTAGGCGAAGTACAGCTAGCCAGTCGCCAGATTGATGAAGCTCGTATGGCCTTCCAGAGAGTTGTTGAGCAATTCCCCGACAACGCCAAAGTGCCAGATTCGCTCTACAAGTTGGGTATCATTGCTCAACAAACCGGGAATACCGATCAGGCACGTCAGTTGTTTGAGCGAGTGATTCTGGACTATCCCGATAGCCAAAGTGCTCAACTCGCCCAGGCCCGGCTAAACTCCAATTAGGTCAGTGTCCGCTCCGGTCATACTTCAATTTATCCAGAGATTTGCCCATGACGAAAAAAGCCGTGGTACTCCTGTCCGGTGGCCTCGACTCAACCACCGTTTTAGCGCATGCCAAAGCGGAAGGGTATGACACCTACGCACTTAGCTTCAATTATGGCCAGCGCCATGACGCTGAGTTGGATGCTGCCAAGCGGATTGCCTCGGCGATGGGTGTTATTGAGCACAAAGTTGTGCCGATCGACCTGGCCAGCTTGGGTGGTTCGGCATTAACGGACCATAGTATTGACGTGCCAACTGAAGCCAGCGAAGGCATTCCGGTCACCTATGTCCCGGCGCGGAATACGGTGTTTCTATCGATTGCCCTGGGTTGGGCCGAGGTGCTCGAAGCGCAGAACATCTTTATTGGTGTCAGTGCCGTCGATTATTCGGGATATCCAGATTGTCGCCCGGAATACATTGAGGCCTATGAGCGCCTTGCCAACTTGGCTACCCGTATGGGCGTTGAAGGGCGGACGATTAAAATTCACACCCCGCTCATCGAACTCAGCAAGGCTGAAACGGTCCAGCTGGGCAGTCGTTTGGGTGTGGACTACAGTCTGACGGTCAGTTGTTATCAGGCAAATGAGGCGGGTGAGGCCTGTGGCCGATGTGACTCCTGTCGCTTGCGACAGAAAGGGTTCGCTGAGGCGGGTTTGGCTGACCCTACGCGATACCAGGGTTGAACCGCGTTCGGGGCTTGAGGCAAAGCCCTTTTAGATCAAAGGCTTGGCCGCAAAAAAAGACAGTGCCGGGGTTGCGTCTCCACTAAAAATACATATTATATGCGCCTCGTTTGGGTCGTTAGCTCAGTTGGTAGAGCAGTTGGCTTTTAACCAATTGGTCGCAGGTTCGAATCCTGCACGACCCACCACCTTGTTTCGCATACGGTCCTGAGGCGAAACAGTGAGCATTAGCTCAAGGGTATGTAATCGGGCCAGCTACCAAGGGTCGTTAGCTCAGTTGGTAGAGCAGTTGGCTTTTAACCAATTGGTCGCAGGTTCGAATCCTGCACGACCCACCATATTTTAGAAAAGGAGAGCCCGGCTCTCCTTTTTTTATGCATGCCTGTCACCCATTGTGCTGCTGATCAATCACCCCCATCTTGCGGACAACTGGGGCTCCGTTGCCATGCGGAGTACAATGGGGCTGTACAAGAGGCCATCGACTGTACCATGACCGATTCTGCTGTTTTGTCTGACTTAACCATTAACTTTGAGATCCCCATTGCTGAACGGCAAAGTGCGCTCAGTACGGGCGAAGTTCGGGCGTTGAACAGCGACATCATTGAGTTAATGCGTGCCAATAAAGCGGTGTTGGTGGCGCATTATTACACCGACCCTTTGGTTCAGGCATTGGCAGAAGAATCCGGCGGTTTCATTGGTGATTCCCTGGAGATGGCACGTTATGGTCGCGATGTGGATGCCGATACGGTGATCGTAGCGGGTGTCCGTTTTATGGGTGAGACCGCCAAGATTTTGAGCCCGAACAAGCGGGTATTGATGCCAACGTTGGAAGCTACCTGCTCACTTGATTTGGGCTGTCCGCCAGACGAATTTTCGGCGTTTTGTGATCAGCACCCTGATCGCACGGTTGTGGTTTATGCCAATACATCGGCGGCTGTCAAAGCACGGGCGGACTGGGTGGTAACGTCGAGCATTGCGCTGGACGTTGTCGATTATCTGGATCGTCAAGGTGAAAAAATTCTTTGGGCGCCAGACCAGCACCTGGGCCGGTACATTCAGCGCGAAACCGGTGCCGATATGTTGCTGTGGAACGGCTCATGTATTGTTCATGAAGAATTCCGCGCCAAAGGTCTGCAGGACTTAAAGGCGTTGTATCCCGAAGCCGCCATTCTGGTTCATCCTGAATCGCCTGAAGCCGTTGTTGAAATGGCGGATGTTGTGGGGTCAACAACCCAGCTGTTGAATGCCTCAGAAAAACTGCCTAACCAGCAGTTTATCGTTGCAACGGACCGCGGCATTTTTTACAAAATGCAGCAACGTTCGCCACAGAAAACGTTTATTGAAGCGCCCACGGCAGGTCAGGGTGGCAACTGCCGGTCCTGTGCGCATTGTCCTTGGATGGCAATGAACGATCTGGAGCGCATTAAATCGGTGTTGCTTAATCCAACTGAAGAAATCGAGGTCGCTGCCAACTTGATTGACCGCGCCCGTTTGCCGTTGGATCGCATGTTGAATTTCGCCGCACAACGCACGGCCTGAAGTCAGCTCGGTAACAGATTGCGTTGACGTTCGAACATTGTCAGCTGTTGCCGTAAACGGGCCAACTGGCTGGTGTTGGCCGGCTGTTCGATGGCCTGGCGCAACAGATTGATCGCCGCACTTTCTTCGCCGCTGTACCACAGCCAGGCCGCTCGGGCTTCGGTTTCCCGTTCTGGTTGGCACCGCGCGGCCAGTTGTTGAGACAGCTCCAACACCTCTAAATAGACATCTTCCACGTTATCCAGATAAGCGCGTGCTTGCCGGCACGCGCCGGTATCTTCTTGCTTGCTCATCCACTGCGCTTGCCAAAACCAACCCGGATCAAAATCGGGGAATAACTGGGTCAAGTTGGCCAGTTGCGCCGAAACCTGAGTGGGGTTGAACTGGTCTTTCTGATGCAGAATCCAGCCCAACATCAAATCCGGATCGGCCTGTTGCAGCAGTTCATCCGGTAGCACCGATCCGTTGGGTTTCGCCAATAACAACGCTCGATAGCGTGCCGGCCAGGGAGCAAAATTGTCGTTGGGTCGATGGGCGCGATTCAGGTGCCAGCGCACAACGTCATAGTTATGGTCCGGTTGGTCAGCTGGATTGGTGTTTTCGTCCAGATCGTCGAGACGTGCGACCCGGCTGGCAGGTAGTGGGTGTGATTGCCAGTAATCGGAGGCAGACGTCTGGTAGGCAATCTGCTGTTGCATGCGGCGGAAAACCTGAGCGCCGGCGTGAGCGTCGTAACCGATTTCTGCCAGGGTCCGGCTCGACAGATCGTCGGCTTCAGATTCCATGGTCCGGCTAAACGCCAAACTTTGTTGGATAGCACTGGCTTGTGCCCCCGTGAAAGTTGCTGCACCCAGTTCCGAATTGCTGGTCATCAAAGCGATGCCCAGCAAAGCGCCGCTGATGGCTAACCAGCTTTGTTGACGGCTGGCATCTTGCAGTCGGCTGAAATGACGCAATTTGAGGTGCGCCAATTCGTGGCCCATCACCGAAACGAATTCAGCTTCTGTTTCAGCGGTTCGCCAAAGCCCCAGGTTGAAGCCCATGACGTTGCCGGGCAGCGCAAAGGCGTTGAAGCGACTGTCGTCGATGGTGAGCGTGGTTAATTCATAGAGTGGAATGTTGGAAGCCTGGCGTAAACGCTCGGCGCGCTCATGCAGCCAGTACTCGACCCAGACATCATTGATGACCAGTCCCTGGCGCTGTAATCTTCGCTGCAAATAACCCGCAACAGCCGCTTCTTGATCGCGAGTCCAGCCCAGTGATTGATCGCCAAAGGTTTCGGCGTTAAGCGAGCTCGTACTGGTACTGGCCAGGGTCAACGCCAAACCGGTAATAATGGCGGAACAACGATGTATCAATTGGCCTTTGCAAAATCGCACAGCGACTCCATAGAGCGACGTTGAGTGCGCCTATCATAAGGGCGTAACCTGCAGCTGGCACCAGGAGGGTGTAATTGAGTTGTAAAACCAAAGCGACATACTGCCTGGATGTGCGAGGTTTGCGCTGCCCTTTGCCGCTGCTGCGAACCAAGCAACAATTATTGAAAATGGATCCGGGTGCTGTGTTGGAAGTCTGGGCAACAGACGCCGGTTCCTGGCGTGACATTCCGGCTTATCTGGCCATCAGTGAGCATCGTTTGCTGGAGCAGCACGAGACCGTTGACGGCGAATACCATTATTGCATCGAACGAGGAGTCGACTGACTTGAAGCTGTATCGGGTTATACAAGGATTTTTCCAGCGTTATTTCTCCGACGAAGAAGCGGTCATTCTCTTCATTCTTTTGGTGTTATTCGGGCTGGTGGTGTATGCCTTGGGGCAAGTACTGGCACCGGTTTTTACCGCCGTCATTCTGGCATATTTGCTGTCGCCTATTGTCGATCGTCTCAACAACATGCGCGTGCCGCATATTTTATCGGTCAGTCTGGTTTGCCTGTTGTTTTTCGGTTTATTGGTCCTTGCGATGTTGATCATCGTGCCGTCGCTGGTCCGACAGGTCACCAGTTTAGTAACCGAGTTGCCGTCAATGCTGCGCTTGTTTCAGGATCAGATTCAATCTTTGCCGGAGCGTTTTCCAGAACTGATTTCCAGCGAGCTGGCGCAGCAATGGTTGCGTGGGCTCGACCTCAGAGGCTTTAGCCAGCAATTGTCGACCTGGTTGCCTCGAGTGTTGACGATTTCTCTGAATACATTACCCAATGTGGTGGGTGTTCTGATCTATTTGGTTGTAGTTCCCTTGATGGTGTTTTTCATGCTCAAGGACCGTACGACTTTGTGGAACGGCGTTAAGTCTCGACTGCCAGCCCGGCGTGGATTGATAAACCAGATTGCGTTGGAAATGAATCAACAGATTGCCAACTACCTGCGTGGCAAAGCCATCGAAATTTTAATCGTTGGTTTGGTGGCGTTCGTGACGTTTGAATTGTTTGGCCTGCAATATTCAGCGCTGTTGGGAACCCTGGTTGGTTTGTCGGTCCTGATTCCATACATAGGCGCGACGGTTGTCACCTTGCCGGTTTTTCTAATCGGTGCATTTCAGTGGGGCTTTACCAACGAATTGTATTACGTGATGTTGGCGTATCTGATCATTCAGATGCTTGATGGCAACGTGTTAGTACCGCTACTGTTTTCTGAGGCGGTTAACCTGAACCCGGTTTCCATCATTATTGCCGTCTTGCTATTTGGCGGATTGTGGGGCTTCTGGGGTGTCTTTTTCGCCATACCACTGGCGACTTTCGTCAAGGCGATATTTAACGCCTGGCCGCAACACCCCACTGGCCCCGAGCCAGAGACGGAATCCTCCACGGAATCTTAACCGGTGCGGCGTGAGTCCTGACCTGTGTTCAGT
This window harbors:
- a CDS encoding sulfurtransferase TusA family protein, which codes for MSCKTKATYCLDVRGLRCPLPLLRTKQQLLKMDPGAVLEVWATDAGSWRDIPAYLAISEHRLLEQHETVDGEYHYCIERGVD
- the nadA gene encoding quinolinate synthase NadA; its protein translation is MTDSAVLSDLTINFEIPIAERQSALSTGEVRALNSDIIELMRANKAVLVAHYYTDPLVQALAEESGGFIGDSLEMARYGRDVDADTVIVAGVRFMGETAKILSPNKRVLMPTLEATCSLDLGCPPDEFSAFCDQHPDRTVVVYANTSAAVKARADWVVTSSIALDVVDYLDRQGEKILWAPDQHLGRYIQRETGADMLLWNGSCIVHEEFRAKGLQDLKALYPEAAILVHPESPEAVVEMADVVGSTTQLLNASEKLPNQQFIVATDRGIFYKMQQRSPQKTFIEAPTAGQGGNCRSCAHCPWMAMNDLERIKSVLLNPTEEIEVAANLIDRARLPLDRMLNFAAQRTA
- a CDS encoding AI-2E family transporter — protein: MSIVCWSSTRPLTANTIIASNEESTDLKLYRVIQGFFQRYFSDEEAVILFILLVLFGLVVYALGQVLAPVFTAVILAYLLSPIVDRLNNMRVPHILSVSLVCLLFFGLLVLAMLIIVPSLVRQVTSLVTELPSMLRLFQDQIQSLPERFPELISSELAQQWLRGLDLRGFSQQLSTWLPRVLTISLNTLPNVVGVLIYLVVVPLMVFFMLKDRTTLWNGVKSRLPARRGLINQIALEMNQQIANYLRGKAIEILIVGLVAFVTFELFGLQYSALLGTLVGLSVLIPYIGATVVTLPVFLIGAFQWGFTNELYYVMLAYLIIQMLDGNVLVPLLFSEAVNLNPVSIIIAVLLFGGLWGFWGVFFAIPLATFVKAIFNAWPQHPTGPEPETESSTES
- a CDS encoding M48 family metallopeptidase, which produces MRFCKGQLIHRCSAIITGLALTLASTSTSSLNAETFGDQSLGWTRDQEAAVAGYLQRRLQRQGLVINDVWVEYWLHERAERLRQASNIPLYELTTLTIDDSRFNAFALPGNVMGFNLGLWRTAETEAEFVSVMGHELAHLKLRHFSRLQDASRQQSWLAISGALLGIALMTSNSELGAATFTGAQASAIQQSLAFSRTMESEADDLSSRTLAEIGYDAHAGAQVFRRMQQQIAYQTSASDYWQSHPLPASRVARLDDLDENTNPADQPDHNYDVVRWHLNRAHRPNDNFAPWPARYRALLLAKPNGSVLPDELLQQADPDLMLGWILHQKDQFNPTQVSAQLANLTQLFPDFDPGWFWQAQWMSKQEDTGACRQARAYLDNVEDVYLEVLELSQQLAARCQPERETEARAAWLWYSGEESAAINLLRQAIEQPANTSQLARLRQQLTMFERQRNLLPS
- the queC gene encoding 7-cyano-7-deazaguanine synthase QueC, producing MTKKAVVLLSGGLDSTTVLAHAKAEGYDTYALSFNYGQRHDAELDAAKRIASAMGVIEHKVVPIDLASLGGSALTDHSIDVPTEASEGIPVTYVPARNTVFLSIALGWAEVLEAQNIFIGVSAVDYSGYPDCRPEYIEAYERLANLATRMGVEGRTIKIHTPLIELSKAETVQLGSRLGVDYSLTVSCYQANEAGEACGRCDSCRLRQKGFAEAGLADPTRYQG
- the pal gene encoding peptidoglycan-associated lipoprotein Pal, giving the protein MAKSKLIQAAAITFAVFLAGCASTSETGSAGEASSTTGTGTVAQDEELTLDTTESTQSVTSEFQALLDQTIVYFDFDKSEIRTEFRTVLNAHAMNLVANPNMSVVLEGHADERGTREYNLALGERRAQAVADYLMLKGAAASQIDTVSYGEERPVALGSTEADYAENRRVEIVYQ
- the ybgF gene encoding tol-pal system protein YbgF gives rise to the protein MLKKQALIYSAALLGSTFVFIGSLSAEPAIVESQPDGATGNTRLGTLSGPDSSSRSTGAGPSAAFVENLMFQVQDLQQQVAEQRGLIEELSYQLDVMREQQRERYIDLDQRILTLQQTPSSGAATVEADPVESLGPDAVSDEDILAEYNAARDHIRAREFPQAIAALRAFAENHPDHSLTPNAWYWLGEVQLASRQIDEARMAFQRVVEQFPDNAKVPDSLYKLGIIAQQTGNTDQARQLFERVILDYPDSQSAQLAQARLNSN